A single region of the Ziziphus jujuba cultivar Dongzao chromosome 10, ASM3175591v1 genome encodes:
- the LOC107411389 gene encoding alpha carbonic anhydrase 7, giving the protein MENLFTHFLLCSFFIGLVLNLSPATSQEVEDESEFSYVEGSENGPSRWGEIRPEWSICSNGSMQSPIDLLSERVEVVSHLGRLKMNYKASNATLKNRGHDMMLKWEGDAGNLEINGTEYALRQCHWHTPSEHTVNGKKYDVEVHLVHESPQGNITVIGILYKIGRPDSFLSSMEDILEEISGSEEGERVVGIVNPKNIKIGSRKYYRYIGSLTTPPCTQNVVWTIVKKVRTVTRKQMRLLRVAVHDDSHTNARPLQAINKRSVLMYRPRER; this is encoded by the exons ATGGAGAACCTATTCACCCACTTCTTGCTTTGCAGTTTTTTCATTGgtcttgttttaaatttatccCCAGCAACATCTCAGGAAGTTG AGGATGAAAGCGAATTCAGTTACGTAGAAGGGAGTGAGAACGGACCATCTCGGTGGGGAGAGATTCGCCCTGAATGGAGCATATGTAGCAATGGCTCGATGCAGTCTCCTATTGATCTCTTAAGTGAGAGGGTTGAGGTTGTCTCTCATTTGGGGAGGCTTAAGATGAACTACAAGGCTTCCAATGCTACTCTTAAGAATAGAGGCCATGATATGATG TTGAAATGGGAAGGCGATGCCGGAAATCTTGAAATAAATGGAACTGAATATGCACTCCGGCAGTGCCACTGGCACACACCTTCTGAACATACCGTCAATGGCAAGAAGTATGACGTTGAGGTCCACTTGGTTCATGAAAGCCCACAAGGAAACATCACTGTGATTGGAATCTTGTACAAGATCGGACGGCCGGATTCTTTCTTGTCATCG ATGGAGGATATATTGGAAGAAATTTCTGGTAGTGAAGAAGGAGAGAGAGTTGTTGGAATAGTtaacccaaaaaatataaaaataggcAGTAGAAAGTATTACAGATATATAGGCTCTCTTACAACTCCTCCTTGCACCCAAAATGTTGTTTGGACTATTGTCAAAAAG GTAAGGACTGTGACAAGAAAACAAATGAGATTGCTTCGTGTAGCCGTTCATGAC GATTCGCACACAAATGCAAGACCACTACAGGCAATAAATAAGCGATCGGTGCTAATGTATAGGCCAAGAGAGAGATAA
- the LOC107411387 gene encoding lysM domain receptor-like kinase 4 yields the protein MKKYYIFWFLILVCIKSSSAQQYYDPSDCVSNTNNSGSKYTCSSSSQSSCKTFLVYRASQHFQTISNVSDLFNVKFDVLLQLNNLTNKSEALTAGREILVPITCSCSGQFFKANFRYTVSGITSFSEIACGVFEGLLKLSTFTEENPFGGENNLKTGYKLQVPLKCACPENSTISKGIKYLVTYPIAKGDEINSLSKKFDIPAEELWEMNHLEPWPTVFPGTTFLVPLRNPKVVNFNIPNSPPPSPDFLPTIPVQKPANNTKLKRNKYIAGFAVGFSLLLVALLSCGLFIKALKKWKVEKYQHFTARSSPISCSPARSSPRFQTGGLSPTNSSLSPDLLAGIKFSLFNYSIEEIKKATGDFSWPNKIGNEVYEGLMMDNDKVIIKRMRFEDTRQVIDIHSKINHINIVKLRGVCYGEKDFSWSYLVFEFPGKCLRDSLSDPSDCHLSWDQRSQIAFDIATGLHYLHCYTFPSYAHMRVNTRNIFVTSNCRAKLGNIGATPAVGFSSKENYRNNRSFRGWVAPEYIIHSSVSEKVDIFAFGVVLLELISGKEDSDGKLFKESIRFLGGRASEGGCFEQLKSFMDPNLKEDYSLAEALCLAVLAKACVEDEPLHRPSMDDIIKVLARMV from the coding sequence ATGAAGAAGTACTATATTTTCTGGTTTCTTATCTTGGTCTGCATAAAATCAAGCTCTGCTCAGCAATATTATGACCCATCAGATTGTGTATCAAATACAAACAATTCAGGTTCAAAATATACTTGTAGTTCATCATcccaaagttcatgcaaaaccTTCTTAGTCTACAGAGCCAGTCAACATTTCCAGACTATTTCTAATGTCTCAGACTTGTTCAATGTGAAATTTGATGTGCTACTTCAATTGAACAATCTAACAAACAAGTCTGAGGCATTAACAGCAGGTAGAGAAATTCTTGTACCCATTACATGTTCTTGCTCAGGACAATTTTTTAAGGCAAATTTTAGGTACACAGTGTCTGGAATCACATCCTTCTCAGAGATTGCTTGTGGGGTTTTTGAAGGGCTATTGAAACTTTCCACTTTCACTGAGGAAAACCCATTTGGAGGAGAAAACAATCTCAAAACTGGTTATAAGCTTCAAGTGCCTCTGAAATGTGCTTGCCCTGAAAATTCCACCATTAGTAAGGGAATAAAGTACCTTGTTACATACCCAATTGCAAAAGGAGATGAAATAAATTCTCTGAGCAAGAAATTTGACATCCCTGCAGAAGAATTATGGGAAATGAATCATTTAGAACCTTGGCCAACGGTTTTTCCTGGGACTACTTTCCTAGTTCCACTTAGAAATCCGAAGGTCGTAAACTTTAATATCCCAAATTCTCCACCTCCAAGTCCTGATTTTCTTCCAACAATTCCTGTTCAAAAACCAGCAAATAACACAAAGCTGAAAAGGAATAAATACATAGCAGGTTTTGCTGTTGGGTTTTCTCTTCTACTTGTAGCACTACTTTCATGTGGGTTGTTCATAAAAGCTTTGAAGAAATGGAAGGTGGAAAAGTACCAGCATTTCACTGCTAGAAGCTCTCCGATCTCTTGTTCACCTGCCAGAAGCTCTCCTAGATTCCAAACAGGCGGATTGAGCCCCACAAACTCGTCTTTATCTCCGGATCTTCTTGCTGGgataaaattctctttgtttaaCTACAGCATAGAAGAGATCAAGAAAGCAACAGGGGATTTCAGTTGGCCGAACAAGATCGGCAATGAAGTATATGAGGGATTGATGATGGATAACGATAAAGTAATTATCAAACGGATGAGATTCGAAGACACTCGCCAGGTGATCGATATACACTCCAAGATCAACCACATCAATATAGTGAAACTACGTGGTGTTTGTTACGGAGAAAAGGACTTTTCCTGGTCTTACTTAGTGTTTGAGTTCCCTGGAAAATGCTTGAGGGATAGCCTATCTGATCCGTCCGATTGTCATCTAAGTTGGGATCAGAGGTCACAGATTGCTTTTGACATTGCAACTGGTCTTCACTACTTGCACTGCTATACTTTCCCTTCATATGCTCACATGAGGGTGAATACAAGAAACATCTTTGTGACATCAAATTGCAGAGCAAAACTTGGAAATATTGGAGCAACCCCGGCCGTTGGATTTtcatcaaaagaaaattatagaaataataGAAGTTTTAGAGGATGGGTTGCACCTGAGTACATTATACATAGCTCAGTTTCTGAAAAGGTAGACATTTTTGCATTTGGAGTTGTGCTGCTTGAGCTTATATCAGGAAAGGAAGACAGTGATGGAAAGCTATTCAAAGAATCAATCAGATTCTTAGGAGGTAGAGCAAGTGAAGGAGGTTGTTTCGAGCAGCTGAAAAGTTTCATGGACCCAAATTTGAAAGAGGATTATTCTCTTGCAGAAGCTTTATGTTTAGCCGTTCTAGCAAAGGCTTGTGTGGAAGATGAACCTCTGCATAGACCATCTATGGATGACATTATCAAAGTGCTTGCCAGAATGGTATGA